A genomic segment from Candidatus Brocadia sinica JPN1 encodes:
- a CDS encoding M16 family metallopeptidase: protein MSYILKFLLKTPRFRWNTQKGIRNLIAIVVISIWMARHLCYGEDQNNQIAPLFKETQQASVFYLDNGMEVILVENHASPMIAAVTVVKTGSRNEDEASNGSAHFLEHLLFNGTKARTQKEIYDEMDFYGGYNNAHTGPDYTNYMILMPKEFIAQGMDIQADMLFNSTLPEEKFEKERGIVIEEIGKGADRPEYQVNNHFQRTFYAGTPYERPVLGTVSTITHLKRKNVWEYYRTWYVPNNMTLMVIGDFSTPDMVKLAKEKYGPYPAGRIPEHKTITLNSPQKLRIVKANGMGKFPKDRQYLTMGYSLPPPASDDFQALVLLSEFLGGRENAALKTLFKQEQYKNLVETIDTSMEFNRDFSTLQISAELSMNADAERVVELIIQAVQGMTKNTVPDAEVQSTLIARATHELYLQESLHYYGMMKSGYLAAGGYAMLRNYMDGLMKVTPKTIQKAAEKYMRIQAPVVTLMSPPVEKTTEEVSTQSVNRYKMETLKNGLTVVVKENPDSRVVGIHWLAKERSLSEGKEKWGMTEILQRMLLDGGTTEHPDNALYQAFESIGSEIKLCDDPSVPFDDYYHTPRFAYIRLKLIDAFFEKGLNLLSEMILQPNLSEKALAEAKKEVISLSTNAEMSTPKVADRIFYDNLFKENPGFARLFGDVRQLERIQLKDVQDFHQKFYNPANLILVISGNIPIEKAQTLVKQYFGGTWGEAGWQPPVFTPQFHALGTTIREKMGKQQSYISVANACEVSEDDRPALYVLENIFNDRLAFNLREKQGLAYSLGMGFHKYHGAQWYRITMGTRPENIERAVMGIREEIRVIRETTFDREEVQKTINAMLGRRGMRRLDRVSQAYYISMNVLDGKEPEADDQEAERLKKVTVQDVERLARQVFQKENYLIVIVE from the coding sequence ATGTCATATATACTCAAATTCCTGCTGAAAACACCGCGTTTCCGGTGGAATACGCAAAAAGGCATAAGAAATCTCATTGCGATCGTGGTAATATCCATCTGGATGGCGCGCCACCTGTGTTATGGAGAAGATCAAAACAACCAAATAGCGCCTTTATTTAAAGAAACTCAACAAGCCTCGGTATTTTATCTGGACAATGGCATGGAGGTTATCCTCGTTGAAAATCACGCCAGTCCCATGATTGCGGCGGTTACTGTTGTTAAGACCGGCAGCCGGAATGAAGATGAGGCCAGCAATGGGTCTGCCCATTTTCTGGAACACCTGTTATTCAACGGCACAAAGGCACGCACACAGAAAGAGATCTACGACGAAATGGATTTTTACGGTGGTTACAACAACGCCCATACGGGTCCGGATTATACCAACTACATGATCCTCATGCCGAAGGAATTCATCGCCCAGGGGATGGATATTCAAGCGGATATGCTCTTCAATTCCACCCTGCCTGAAGAAAAATTCGAAAAGGAACGTGGCATTGTTATAGAAGAAATAGGCAAAGGCGCAGACCGGCCAGAGTATCAGGTTAACAATCATTTTCAGAGGACTTTTTATGCCGGGACACCGTACGAGCGTCCGGTGCTTGGAACAGTCTCCACTATTACACATCTCAAACGGAAAAACGTATGGGAATATTATCGAACCTGGTATGTACCCAACAACATGACCTTGATGGTAATCGGTGATTTTTCAACCCCCGATATGGTGAAATTGGCAAAAGAAAAGTATGGTCCATATCCGGCAGGACGCATACCGGAGCACAAAACCATAACCCTTAACTCACCGCAAAAATTACGCATTGTCAAGGCAAATGGTATGGGCAAATTTCCAAAGGATCGTCAATACCTGACCATGGGTTATTCCTTGCCACCGCCGGCTTCTGATGATTTTCAGGCGCTGGTATTGCTGTCTGAATTTCTTGGAGGAAGGGAGAATGCTGCCCTGAAGACATTATTCAAACAGGAGCAATATAAAAACCTGGTTGAAACGATTGATACTAGCATGGAATTCAACCGTGATTTTTCTACCTTGCAAATCTCTGCCGAACTCTCCATGAATGCTGACGCAGAACGTGTAGTAGAATTAATTATCCAGGCAGTGCAAGGCATGACAAAAAACACCGTTCCAGACGCTGAAGTGCAATCAACCCTGATAGCAAGGGCTACGCACGAACTTTATTTGCAGGAGAGCTTACATTACTACGGCATGATGAAATCGGGTTATCTGGCTGCTGGTGGCTATGCCATGCTCCGTAATTACATGGATGGTTTAATGAAGGTAACGCCGAAGACTATTCAAAAGGCAGCAGAAAAATATATGCGGATCCAGGCGCCTGTGGTTACATTGATGTCCCCGCCAGTTGAGAAAACAACTGAAGAGGTATCAACTCAATCGGTCAATCGATACAAAATGGAAACGTTGAAAAATGGCCTAACGGTTGTTGTGAAAGAGAACCCGGACAGCCGGGTCGTGGGTATACATTGGTTGGCAAAGGAGCGCAGCCTGAGCGAGGGAAAAGAGAAATGGGGCATGACAGAGATATTACAGCGGATGCTCCTTGATGGTGGGACTACAGAACACCCGGACAATGCACTATATCAGGCATTCGAATCCATTGGCTCTGAAATAAAACTTTGCGATGACCCATCCGTTCCTTTCGATGACTATTACCATACCCCCCGCTTTGCCTATATTCGTTTAAAACTTATAGACGCCTTTTTTGAGAAGGGATTGAATCTGCTTTCGGAAATGATATTGCAGCCAAACCTTTCAGAAAAGGCCCTCGCTGAAGCCAAGAAAGAGGTCATATCACTTTCAACGAATGCTGAGATGAGCACACCAAAGGTAGCAGACCGTATCTTCTATGATAACCTGTTCAAAGAAAATCCTGGTTTTGCCAGGTTGTTTGGCGATGTCAGGCAACTGGAACGGATTCAATTGAAAGATGTACAGGACTTCCACCAAAAATTTTACAACCCGGCAAACCTCATACTGGTCATCTCCGGTAATATACCAATAGAAAAAGCACAGACATTGGTTAAGCAATATTTTGGAGGTACATGGGGCGAGGCGGGATGGCAGCCTCCGGTATTTACGCCACAGTTTCATGCCCTTGGCACTACAATACGTGAAAAGATGGGGAAGCAGCAATCGTACATCTCTGTGGCAAATGCATGTGAGGTCAGCGAGGACGATAGGCCTGCGCTGTATGTCTTAGAAAATATCTTTAACGACCGGCTTGCCTTTAACCTTAGGGAAAAACAGGGACTTGCCTACAGCCTTGGCATGGGATTTCATAAATATCATGGCGCCCAGTGGTATCGTATTACCATGGGCACACGACCGGAGAATATCGAACGCGCCGTCATGGGTATTCGTGAAGAGATTCGTGTCATACGGGAAACAACTTTTGATAGGGAAGAAGTGCAAAAGACAATCAATGCCATGCTGGGCAGACGTGGCATGCGACGGCTAGACCGGGTAAGCCAGGCATATTACATAAGCATGAATGTGCTTGACGGCAAAGAACCAGAGGCAGACGATCAGGAGGCTGAAAGACTGAAAAAGGTTACAGTACAGGATGTGGAACGCCTGGCCAGACAAGTCTTCCAAAAAGAAAACTATTTAATTGTGATTGTGGAGTAG
- the thrC gene encoding threonine synthase, translated as MEFVKGLKCRECGKPYPKEPLHVCSFCFGPLEVDYDYDGIKKVLNRKRIESRGKTMWRYRELLPVDGEPTVGAQVGFTPLVKANNLAKVLGVKELYVKNDSVNYPTFSFKDRVVSTALTKAKEFGYKTVGCATTGNLGNAVAAQAVQAGLESYIIMPADLEQGKIIGTLIYGTNVIKVRGNYDNVNKLCSEIADKYGWAIVNVNLRPYYGEGSKTYGYEILEQLGWKAPQHIVVPMAGGSLITKIEKAIKEFVKLGLIDKADTKLHGAQASGSAPITTAVKQVTDVIKPVKPKTIAQSIAIGNPADGYYSVKSINVSGGWAEDVTDDELVEGIKLLARTEGIFTETAGGVTVAVTKKLIEQGKIPTDESIVISVTGNGLKTQEAVLDKLEVPKIINPSLSEFDAIMEEKMAAVH; from the coding sequence ATGGAATTTGTAAAAGGTCTGAAATGCCGGGAGTGTGGAAAACCATATCCAAAAGAGCCGCTGCATGTCTGCAGCTTTTGTTTTGGCCCTTTGGAGGTAGACTATGATTATGACGGGATCAAGAAGGTTCTGAACAGAAAGCGGATCGAATCCCGTGGTAAAACAATGTGGCGTTACCGGGAACTGCTTCCGGTTGATGGTGAACCAACGGTGGGTGCACAGGTCGGTTTCACGCCCCTCGTCAAGGCAAATAACCTCGCAAAAGTCCTTGGGGTAAAAGAACTGTATGTGAAAAACGATTCCGTGAATTATCCCACATTCTCCTTTAAAGACCGGGTTGTTTCGACGGCACTGACAAAGGCAAAGGAATTTGGATATAAAACAGTCGGGTGTGCCACTACGGGAAATCTGGGAAATGCAGTAGCCGCCCAAGCCGTGCAGGCAGGGCTGGAAAGTTATATTATTATGCCAGCCGATCTTGAACAGGGCAAGATCATAGGCACACTGATTTATGGTACAAATGTGATAAAAGTCAGGGGAAACTATGACAACGTAAACAAACTTTGCTCTGAGATTGCCGATAAATATGGCTGGGCAATTGTGAATGTAAATCTGAGACCATACTATGGAGAAGGTTCAAAGACCTATGGATATGAGATCCTTGAACAGCTCGGATGGAAAGCGCCGCAACATATTGTAGTTCCCATGGCTGGCGGGTCCTTGATTACGAAGATTGAAAAGGCCATTAAAGAATTCGTGAAACTGGGTCTTATTGATAAAGCGGACACCAAACTTCATGGCGCCCAGGCAAGCGGCAGCGCCCCAATAACCACAGCTGTTAAGCAGGTAACCGACGTTATAAAACCCGTAAAGCCCAAGACTATTGCACAGTCAATAGCCATCGGCAATCCGGCTGACGGTTATTATTCTGTGAAGTCCATTAATGTGTCCGGGGGATGGGCGGAGGATGTAACCGACGATGAACTCGTGGAGGGCATTAAATTACTTGCCAGAACGGAAGGTATTTTTACCGAAACAGCAGGTGGTGTAACTGTAGCGGTTACAAAAAAACTTATTGAACAGGGCAAAATTCCTACAGATGAGTCTATTGTAATCAGTGTTACAGGGAATGGGCTAAAAACCCAGGAGGCTGTACTGGACAAATTAGAAGTACCCAAAATCATCAACCCTTCCCTCTCTGAATTTGATGCGATTATGGAAGAGAAGATGGCTGCCGTACATTAA
- a CDS encoding trypsin-like peptidase domain-containing protein, translating into MKKTRIILSIFVTLVCIPVAYDKAPALETSSNRRTPIVMAVEKVGPAVANISTERLITQRHVDPFFGSRSELFDQYFNDFFGQSQKQMVERPLGSGVIIDEDGYIVTNEHVVSRASKIKVRLSDGKDFEATMISSDPISDIAVLKINSPAPLPYVKMGTSKDLMIGETVVALGNPFGLENSVTTGVLSAKNRTMTFSSEYGDIKYDGLIQTDALINPGNSGGPLINIDGELIGINAAIVNQAQGIGFAIPVDKVRQTLVKLFNFRELNKIWFGVQVEEKNDVSKGIMVSSVDAGSPADKAQIKNGDYITQIDSKEIQDILDFEKYILKKNAGDKLYIYLNRGGREIKVGVTLEKAPLPSVEKLALEKLGLFVQDLTPQLAKQLNLWWLKSGVLISGVQKKSPSANVGIMAGHVLVYVGQYRINNIEELGALLKIMQKDDIWEVGIVWSDKYGDHQGYARIKVR; encoded by the coding sequence TTGAAAAAAACACGTATCATTTTGTCAATTTTTGTAACCCTTGTTTGTATTCCGGTGGCATACGATAAAGCGCCTGCCCTCGAAACCAGTTCTAATCGCAGGACGCCTATTGTTATGGCAGTTGAGAAGGTGGGTCCTGCTGTAGCCAATATCAGTACAGAGAGGCTTATTACCCAGCGGCATGTTGATCCATTTTTCGGATCAAGAAGTGAACTGTTTGATCAATATTTTAATGACTTTTTTGGCCAGAGTCAAAAGCAGATGGTCGAAAGGCCTCTGGGTTCCGGAGTTATTATCGATGAAGATGGCTACATTGTTACGAATGAACATGTCGTTAGTCGTGCATCGAAAATCAAAGTTAGACTGTCTGACGGTAAAGACTTTGAGGCAACCATGATCAGTTCTGACCCGATTAGCGACATCGCCGTGTTAAAGATAAATTCTCCCGCGCCTCTTCCCTATGTCAAAATGGGCACGTCCAAGGATCTCATGATCGGGGAGACTGTGGTAGCGTTGGGCAATCCGTTTGGCCTGGAAAACTCGGTAACCACCGGAGTGTTGAGCGCAAAGAACCGCACCATGACATTCAGCAGTGAATATGGTGATATCAAGTATGATGGTCTTATTCAAACAGATGCGTTGATCAATCCGGGAAACAGCGGTGGTCCACTTATCAATATAGACGGGGAACTTATCGGTATCAATGCCGCAATTGTTAATCAGGCACAGGGGATCGGATTCGCAATTCCGGTCGATAAAGTAAGACAAACCCTCGTCAAACTCTTTAATTTTAGAGAGCTCAACAAGATATGGTTTGGTGTGCAGGTTGAAGAAAAAAATGATGTTTCAAAAGGTATCATGGTTTCCTCCGTTGACGCTGGCAGCCCTGCCGACAAGGCGCAAATCAAAAATGGAGACTATATTACTCAAATAGACTCCAAAGAAATTCAGGACATTCTTGATTTTGAAAAATATATACTCAAAAAAAATGCAGGAGATAAACTGTATATATACCTAAACCGAGGCGGACGTGAAATCAAGGTGGGGGTTACCCTTGAAAAGGCGCCGCTTCCATCCGTTGAAAAGCTTGCGTTGGAAAAGTTAGGACTGTTCGTTCAGGATTTGACACCGCAGCTTGCAAAACAATTAAATTTGTGGTGGTTAAAGAGCGGGGTGTTGATTTCGGGGGTACAAAAAAAAAGTCCGTCAGCGAACGTTGGGATTATGGCAGGTCACGTGCTTGTGTATGTCGGCCAATATCGGATTAACAATATTGAAGAACTTGGCGCCCTACTGAAGATCATGCAAAAAGACGATATCTGGGAGGTAGGTATTGTCTGGTCAGATAAATACGGTGATCACCAGGGTTATGCCAGAATAAAAGTTCGCTGA
- a CDS encoding D-sedoheptulose-7-phosphate isomerase, giving the protein MDDIAIQLQDSIETKKAVLSTNLGVIRKIADVLVNAFKNNQRLYLIGNGGSAADAQHIAGELVGRFKMNRRPLPAVALTTDTSVITALANDFGYDTCFARQIEALANPGDVILAFSTSGNSKGILSAVQIARDRGAIAIGFTGKDGGLLKDASDICLKIPSDNTPRIQECHITVGHILCSIVEKELFGSVTK; this is encoded by the coding sequence ATGGATGACATTGCAATACAATTGCAGGACAGCATCGAGACGAAAAAAGCGGTATTATCAACCAATCTCGGCGTAATTCGGAAAATAGCCGATGTTCTTGTCAACGCATTTAAAAACAACCAGCGTCTCTATCTCATCGGCAATGGGGGAAGCGCGGCTGATGCCCAGCATATTGCCGGGGAATTGGTAGGCAGATTTAAAATGAACCGACGTCCCCTCCCGGCGGTTGCACTGACGACCGATACCTCTGTGATAACCGCACTTGCAAATGACTTTGGTTATGATACCTGTTTTGCAAGGCAGATCGAGGCCCTGGCAAACCCAGGGGACGTTATTCTGGCTTTCAGTACCAGCGGAAATTCAAAAGGCATTCTCAGCGCTGTTCAAATCGCAAGAGACCGTGGCGCTATTGCCATTGGGTTTACCGGAAAAGACGGTGGCCTCCTAAAAGATGCCTCGGATATCTGCTTAAAAATTCCCTCAGACAACACACCCCGAATACAAGAATGTCACATCACCGTTGGACACATCCTGTGCTCCATTGTCGAGAAAGAACTTTTTGGATCAGTGACCAAATGA
- the gmhB gene encoding D-glycero-beta-D-manno-heptose 1,7-bisphosphate 7-phosphatase encodes MKKRKAVFLDRDGTIVVHEPYLSSPDQLKLLPNATRGIRRFKEYGYLIIVVTNQSGIARGFFGEKHLMLIHKKLQSMLQNEGVEIDDIYYCPHHTEGVVEQYKIDCNCRKPKPGMLLDAARKHHIDLPHSLMIGDSETDMMAGKNAGCRCVLIRNNGVDETSAAPMTDTDYIVKDLLEAARLCYIKNV; translated from the coding sequence ATGAAAAAGAGAAAGGCCGTCTTCCTCGACCGGGACGGCACCATTGTCGTCCACGAGCCCTACCTCAGTTCTCCGGATCAACTGAAGCTATTGCCAAATGCTACGCGAGGGATTCGCCGCTTCAAGGAATACGGGTATCTGATTATTGTCGTTACAAACCAATCCGGGATAGCGAGGGGATTTTTTGGAGAAAAACACCTGATGCTTATCCATAAAAAACTACAGAGCATGCTGCAAAATGAGGGAGTCGAAATAGACGACATCTATTATTGTCCGCACCATACAGAAGGAGTTGTAGAACAATATAAAATTGACTGCAATTGCAGAAAACCCAAACCGGGAATGCTTCTTGATGCTGCCCGAAAGCATCACATTGACTTACCACATTCCCTGATGATCGGTGATTCAGAAACGGATATGATGGCTGGTAAAAATGCAGGATGCAGATGCGTATTGATAAGGAACAACGGTGTAGATGAGACAAGCGCTGCCCCAATGACAGACACTGATTACATTGTGAAAGACTTATTGGAGGCTGCAAGGCTATGTTATATTAAAAATGTCTAA
- the rfaE2 gene encoding D-glycero-beta-D-manno-heptose 1-phosphate adenylyltransferase: protein MDNLLNIISNLGSPRIMVIGDLMLDKYVWGEVKRISQEAPIPVINVSSEDVRPGGAGSVVNNLRTLDAQVFACGIIGDDTYGHTLLNIFQGMGVDTTGIIIDKSRPTILKMRFMGHLQTAGKGVQQLLRVDYEKTHVISAEIESQLTGYLHNNIPACDIILISDMNKGLLSPSFLKTIVTICKKHKKIAIVDPKLMSDYTCYEGFTAMTPNRFETELATGIKIADNDSLHRAGSKLVSSLSLECCIITIDKDGMFLYDRGGNGKIIPTVPRAVFDVTGAGDMVLSMFGMIVGTGHSFEDAALLANVAAGIEVGKIGATPVSKGEILSELIGGKSPLSDKIKDVEVLKGILQEHRKKNDKIVFTNGCFDILHVGHIEYLKFARKQGDLLVVGLNTDRSVKSQKGPSRPFVSETERAKMLAALEDVTYVVLFDELTPLNLIKVVKPDVLVKGEDWKNAGAVGGEFVASYGGKVVFAPFVEGVSTTNIVSRILSRHNQSQNPKEAIGQTH, encoded by the coding sequence ATGGATAATCTGCTCAATATTATCTCAAACCTCGGTTCCCCCAGGATTATGGTTATCGGCGATTTGATGCTCGACAAGTATGTCTGGGGTGAGGTAAAACGCATCTCACAAGAGGCGCCAATACCCGTTATTAATGTTTCTTCTGAAGACGTGCGCCCGGGAGGCGCTGGAAGTGTTGTGAACAACTTGCGGACGCTAGATGCACAGGTGTTTGCATGCGGGATTATCGGTGATGATACTTATGGACATACCCTTTTGAATATTTTTCAGGGTATGGGAGTTGACACAACGGGAATCATTATTGATAAAAGCCGCCCAACTATCCTGAAGATGCGCTTCATGGGCCATTTACAAACAGCCGGGAAAGGAGTGCAGCAGTTGTTGCGGGTCGATTATGAAAAGACCCATGTTATATCTGCTGAAATAGAATCACAACTTACCGGTTATTTACATAATAACATACCTGCATGTGATATCATCCTGATCTCCGATATGAATAAAGGCCTGCTTTCCCCTTCCTTTTTAAAAACAATAGTAACCATTTGTAAAAAGCATAAAAAAATCGCAATCGTCGATCCCAAACTCATGAGCGACTATACCTGCTATGAAGGTTTTACTGCGATGACTCCTAACAGGTTTGAAACCGAACTCGCCACGGGAATAAAAATCGCTGATAATGACAGTCTGCATCGTGCCGGAAGCAAACTTGTTTCGAGTCTTTCACTAGAGTGTTGCATCATTACCATCGATAAAGATGGTATGTTCCTCTATGACAGGGGGGGGAACGGAAAGATTATACCAACTGTTCCACGGGCTGTATTTGACGTAACTGGCGCCGGCGATATGGTGCTCAGTATGTTTGGCATGATAGTCGGTACCGGTCATAGCTTTGAGGATGCCGCACTTCTTGCCAATGTAGCAGCTGGCATAGAAGTTGGGAAAATTGGGGCAACACCAGTCAGCAAGGGTGAAATTCTCAGCGAGCTCATAGGCGGAAAAAGCCCGTTATCAGATAAAATCAAAGATGTTGAAGTACTGAAGGGCATATTGCAGGAACACAGAAAGAAAAACGATAAGATTGTTTTCACAAATGGTTGTTTTGATATCTTACACGTTGGACATATCGAATACCTGAAATTTGCCAGAAAACAGGGCGATTTGCTCGTAGTAGGATTAAATACCGACCGATCCGTCAAGAGTCAAAAAGGCCCCAGCCGTCCCTTTGTTTCCGAAACAGAGCGTGCCAAAATGCTTGCTGCATTGGAGGATGTGACTTACGTGGTGCTTTTTGACGAACTCACACCCTTGAATTTAATTAAGGTCGTAAAACCAGACGTGCTGGTAAAGGGAGAAGATTGGAAAAATGCCGGGGCGGTGGGCGGGGAATTTGTAGCATCCTACGGAGGAAAAGTCGTCTTTGCCCCCTTTGTCGAGGGTGTTTCAACCACCAACATTGTTTCAAGAATACTGAGCAGGCACAACCAGAGCCAAAATCCAAAGGAAGCAATTGGCCAAACCCACTAA
- a CDS encoding DUF4340 domain-containing protein, protein MKLKTTIILLIVAAIGISYIFIYERKQLPHEEWERLQKKVIPDFKASMIKKIELSNESGKIILEKSGDNYWHIVEPLKLRSDNSEVNSILSEFEFMYKVGSFKKEGDKPFDLHDYGLDDPKISITMYTDIPAKPDKIQVTGPKDKYTVFVGQKLAAGDNVYIKLDTSDEVTVVPGTLVDKVNKNILDLRSKWVFSFDKEAVDTIQIKTKEYNIVCNRKGNFWRLAEPVNDLADLEKIKDILGKFKNLQIDRTDFVTEDSGDLVKYGLDSPRFTVVINEKGVEQSIAFGHSLDNKVYAKRSDEPTIFFLKDTILADLSKKPNDLRDKKVVRFDSIGTYGINKLEIKTPTDVIAIEKSLDLDWKLTKPINIYADQDTVKNFIEKIKTLEIEDFVSDKPTDLSVYGLKDPVFEISVTKEEDKALAKFYIGNKLPDGTKCYVKRVGEDPVYAVPTAEFYDKIENPLLSFRDRLVCDFNRDLAKKIVIEKPDRTFVCEITNKKDAEGQFQWKLSKPVQTIADVNAVNQIVWDLSFLKADRYITKAPKDLNAFGLNDPKIKVSVTYEKVREQAPEGSDKKKKEGLSDHTVEPKESLEKIVETRTLLVGKKVKEGDKVSSYCMFSDDDHVFELSWPKIKNFNAELVPTKILNFDWTELKELALNYDKRSVLLKKTNNVWKLKNNEQKDVQGREVDYFVRNLHELKGNYIEQYKATNLTQFSLDKPQLTIVMSLENGDVVLSIGKKKDASGYYVKAGGSDYIYVVGNESIANLMKNEEDFTTIVHETSSNAAEESTKATGGEIPSGVNPHGRPVGSSPHGGFH, encoded by the coding sequence AAAGCAATTGCCTCATGAGGAATGGGAAAGGCTGCAGAAAAAGGTGATCCCTGATTTCAAGGCATCGATGATCAAAAAGATTGAATTGAGCAATGAAAGCGGCAAGATCATTTTGGAAAAATCAGGAGATAATTACTGGCACATTGTTGAACCGCTGAAACTTCGTTCGGATAATTCCGAGGTAAACAGCATACTCTCCGAATTTGAGTTTATGTACAAGGTTGGCTCGTTTAAAAAAGAAGGGGATAAACCTTTTGATCTCCATGATTATGGTCTTGATGATCCAAAGATCTCTATTACCATGTATACCGATATCCCAGCGAAACCAGATAAAATACAGGTAACCGGGCCGAAAGATAAATATACGGTATTTGTTGGACAAAAACTTGCTGCCGGTGACAACGTATACATCAAGCTTGATACAAGTGATGAGGTTACTGTTGTGCCAGGCACCCTTGTTGATAAAGTTAACAAAAATATCCTGGATTTGAGAAGTAAATGGGTGTTTAGTTTCGACAAGGAAGCTGTAGACACGATACAGATCAAAACGAAAGAATACAACATTGTTTGTAACAGAAAGGGTAATTTTTGGCGTCTTGCTGAACCTGTTAATGACCTGGCAGACCTGGAAAAGATAAAGGATATTCTTGGGAAATTCAAAAACCTGCAAATTGACCGGACAGATTTTGTTACCGAAGACTCGGGTGATTTGGTTAAATATGGCTTGGATTCCCCACGCTTCACTGTTGTCATCAACGAAAAAGGTGTTGAACAGTCTATTGCCTTCGGGCATTCCCTGGATAATAAGGTTTATGCTAAGCGCTCCGATGAACCTACGATATTCTTTCTGAAAGATACCATTCTTGCTGACCTGAGTAAAAAACCAAATGACTTGCGGGACAAGAAAGTGGTCAGGTTTGATTCTATAGGAACCTATGGGATAAATAAATTGGAAATAAAAACACCAACCGATGTAATTGCTATCGAAAAATCTTTGGATCTGGACTGGAAACTTACAAAACCGATTAATATTTATGCGGACCAGGATACAGTTAAAAATTTTATAGAGAAGATCAAAACCCTCGAAATAGAAGATTTTGTTTCTGATAAACCAACAGATTTGTCTGTGTACGGTTTAAAAGATCCCGTCTTTGAGATCTCCGTTACCAAAGAAGAGGATAAGGCTCTGGCTAAATTTTACATAGGTAACAAGTTACCCGACGGTACCAAATGCTATGTGAAACGTGTTGGAGAAGATCCTGTTTATGCCGTCCCTACAGCTGAATTTTACGACAAAATTGAAAATCCACTCCTGAGCTTCCGGGACAGGCTGGTGTGCGATTTTAACAGGGATTTGGCCAAAAAAATCGTTATCGAAAAACCGGATCGTACTTTTGTGTGTGAAATAACAAATAAGAAGGATGCGGAAGGGCAATTCCAGTGGAAACTCTCAAAGCCTGTTCAAACGATAGCAGACGTGAACGCGGTAAACCAGATTGTATGGGACTTATCCTTTTTAAAGGCCGATCGCTATATTACAAAAGCGCCCAAAGACCTTAACGCCTTTGGATTAAATGACCCGAAGATCAAAGTTTCTGTGACTTACGAAAAAGTCCGGGAGCAAGCACCGGAGGGCTCAGATAAAAAGAAGAAAGAAGGACTGTCCGATCATACCGTGGAGCCGAAAGAGTCTCTGGAAAAAATTGTAGAAACAAGGACTTTGCTTGTTGGCAAGAAAGTGAAGGAAGGAGATAAGGTAAGTTCATATTGCATGTTTAGTGATGACGATCATGTATTTGAACTCTCCTGGCCAAAGATTAAAAACTTTAATGCCGAACTTGTGCCGACAAAAATACTTAATTTTGACTGGACGGAATTGAAGGAACTTGCTCTTAACTATGATAAGAGAAGTGTTTTACTGAAGAAAACCAACAATGTCTGGAAGTTGAAGAATAACGAGCAAAAAGACGTGCAGGGAAGGGAAGTGGATTACTTTGTCCGTAATCTTCACGAATTAAAGGGCAATTACATCGAACAATACAAGGCCACCAACCTAACACAATTTTCTTTGGATAAGCCTCAGCTTACTATTGTCATGAGTTTGGAAAACGGTGATGTTGTGCTTTCTATCGGCAAAAAGAAGGATGCTAGCGGCTATTACGTGAAAGCAGGTGGTTCTGATTATATTTATGTTGTTGGTAATGAATCGATCGCTAACTTGATGAAAAACGAAGAGGATTTTACTACGATTGTTCATGAAACTTCATCAAATGCGGCCGAAGAATCGACAAAGGCCACTGGCGGAGAAATACCGTCAGGTGTCAATCCGCACGGGCGACCTGTAGGTAGCTCTCCTCACGGAGGATTTCACTAA
- a CDS encoding MoaD/ThiS family protein — protein sequence MPVTIRIPTPLRTLTKGADEVKVEGKNIKDIIDNLETNYKGIRERICDNDGQIRRFINFYLNDEDIRFMGNLNTPVKDGDYVSIVPAIAGGN from the coding sequence ATGCCAGTAACGATACGCATTCCAACACCACTAAGAACCCTTACCAAGGGTGCAGACGAGGTAAAGGTGGAAGGAAAAAACATTAAAGACATTATCGACAATCTTGAAACAAACTACAAAGGCATTAGAGAGAGAATTTGTGACAATGACGGCCAAATCAGGAGGTTCATTAATTTTTATCTCAACGATGAGGATATCCGGTTTATGGGCAACCTCAATACACCTGTCAAAGATGGCGACTATGTCTCCATAGTACCTGCCATTGCCGGTGGCAATTAG